Genomic segment of Ranitomeya imitator isolate aRanImi1 chromosome 6, aRanImi1.pri, whole genome shotgun sequence:
GCTAAAACAGATTTTTATCTCCTACTACAGGGATCAATTATGTTttatatgcactaagcactttagtaTATGTTACCTTTCTGTATGCACAGCAATGGCGCAACCCATTTTAAGATAACCTTCTGATTGCACTTGTAATTAGTATACCATATCTGCCTTGAATCTCATTTAATTAcaaattgtggataggacattgtcATCATAAAAATGTGATCCAAGTGTTAGCATACTTCTCGGTCaggaatttttacaattttttttttaaattatcagaataaagatttatttttttaccatttgCAATCTAACCGCCTTTTTTCCTCATGTTATCTACCTGAGGTTGTGTGTTATACATATTGATTAGTGGATTTTTTGGCTCTCAAATCTATGAGATTGTGATCAAAtttaccctcaaacaagtgcagcaaaatctgaactgtaaggccggcgtcacacttgcgagttttacggacataagagcgcagaaactacgtccgtaaaacttgcaaaaaaaacggcacaattattctctatgcccctgctcctatctgccgtattaaactgatcagtattatacggctttctacggctgtacaaaatcgcagcatgctgcgtttgtcaccgtattgcgcaaataaaacgtcaatgaaagtctatggaagccccaaaaatacggattacacacggacaagcagtgtgacttgcgagaaatacgcagcggtgttagcgagaaaagccggtaattcagtgcggtgtacagtaaaatcacactgacagtttacagtagaataggtagaataaatgtgtacacatagaataggtgtatatatatatatgtcagtgagacacatatatatatatattaatatttcatccagcgcgatatagcagaaagccggtaattcaattaccggcttttgctttctccttcctaaaccccacataatatgagacatggtttacatacagtaaaccatctcatatccccattttttttgcatattccacactactaatgttagtagtgtgtctatgcaaaatttggccgttctaccttagtaactttcctagaaagctccctggctcgagttcataagaggcgccctctgctggttgtcctcatatgaactcgagccagggagctttctaggaaagttcccacgatctagcaacagccagcagagggcgcctcaccgcaaatgaagctaaatataggtcattgacctactttacctttattcgccggggttttgcaggcagcagcagcgctgcattaacagaactcctgcctgcaaaatattttaaccccttcagatggatttacatcgttggaccttacagatcctcggaaggtatgtatatatttacagatcgagggtcttcagtgagtggattgagagtagaataaattaatacaacaacctttgtgttttttccattaaattaatttttaataatgtgtgtggtttttttttaaccctttactagtattggattaataatggataggtgtcataattgacgcctctccattattaatttggcttaatgtcactttacaatagcaaggtggcattaacccttcattaccccatatcccaccgctacacgggaatgggaagagagtggccaagtgccagaataggcgcatcttccagatgtgccttttctggggtggctgggggcagatatttttagccagggggggggggggcaataaccatggaccctctccaggctattaatatctgccctcagtcactggctttactactctggcggagaaaattgtgcgggagcccacgccaattttttccgccatttaaccccttaatttactaggtagaacggccaaattttgcatatacacactactaacattagtagtgtggaatatgcaaaaaaaatggtgatatgagatggtttattgtatgtaatcatgtctcatatcatgtcgggtttaggaaggagaaagcaaaagccggtaattgaattaccggctttctgctatatcgcgctggacgaaatattaatatatatacatatatgtgtctactgacatatatatatatatatatatatatatatatatatatatatatatatatatatatatatatacaagattcACCACTGAATATTGTGATGTGACTGTAGCAGTCTTAACTTATTTTGGAAATTTTAGGGAATATTTGCAGTCCCAAACAGCTAAATATGCATCGCATCACATCACCGGACAGTTGCCTATAAAACTAGACTTCTGACTCTGGGCTCCCACTTTATACACCTCGCAGATCATCATCTTcatctggcagtgctgtggtctggGCAATCTGTAAATCATTCTCATATTGTGCTGCAAGTGCAGGATCCATAACCACTTCTGGTGGTGCAAGAGCAGGCATGGCTACAAATTCAAGGTTGGGATCACCTATCAGTTTTCTGGCAAGCCAAAGGAATGGCTTTTCAAAGTTGTAGTTACTCTTTGCAGAAATATCGTAGTACTGAAGATTCTTCTTCCTATGGAACACGATGGACTTTGCTTTAACTTTTCTGTCCTTAATGTCCACTTTGTTGCCACACAAGACTATGGGGATATTTTCACATACTCGTACAAGATCTCTATGCCAGTTAGGTACATTCTTGTATGTGACTCTTGACGTAACATCAAACATGATAATGGCACATTGAGCCTGAATGTAATAACCATCACGAAGACCACCAAACTTCTCCTGACCAGCAGTATCCCATACGTTGAATTTAATAGGACCTCTGTTGGTATGGAACACCAGTGGGTGGACTTCAACACCAAGTGTGGCTACATATTTCTTCTCAAATTCACCAGTCAAGTGACGTTTTACAAAGGTTGTTTTGCCTGTACCACCATCACCAACCAGAACAAGCTTAAACTGAACTTGAGGCTCTCCTTGGGCCGCCATAGTTTATACCAACGGAAATCCCTCCCCCGTTGGAGGGATTTCCGTTGGTATAAACTATGGCGGCCCAAGGAGAGCCTCAAGTTCAGTTTAAGCTTGTTCTGGTTGGTGATGGTGGTACAGGCAAAACAACCTTTGTAAAACGTCACTTGACTGGTGAATTTGAGAAGAAATATGTAGCCACACTTGGTGTTGAAGTCCACCCACTGGTGTTCCATACCAACAGAGGTCCTATTAAATTCAACGTATGGGATACTGCTGGTCAGGAGAAGTTTGGTGGTCTTCGTGATGGTTATTACATTCAGGCTCAATGTGCCATTATCATGTTTGATGTTACGTCAAGAGTCACATACAAGAATGTACCTAACTGGCATAGAGATCTTGTACGAGTATGTGAAAATATCCCCATAGTCTTGTGTGGCAACAAAGTGGACATTAAGGACAGAAAAGTTAAAGCAAAGTCCATCGTGTTCCATAGGAAGAAGAATCTTCAGTACTACGATATTTCTGCAAAGAGTAACTACAACTTTGAAAAGCCATTCCTTTGGCTTGCCAGAAAACTGATAGGTGATCCCAACCTTGAATTTGTAGCCATGCCTGCTCTTGCACCACCAGAAGTGGTTATGGATCCTGCACTTGCAGCACAATatgagaattatatatatatacagtatatatgggttttttttttttttacacatggatcccttgtatagccgtatgtcggttttgcaagcctgcgataaaaacacgcattacggctgccatacggattacatacggaggatgccatgcgcaaaatacgctgacacaccctgcctacggaggagctacggaccactattttcgggacttttcaccgtattacggccgtaatatacggaccgtattttcatacgctgtgtgtgacgccggcctaatatggtgtttcctcccttctgagctctgcaatctgcctcaaaagtagttttcaacaacATTTGggatatcggtgaactcaggagaaattgcacaacaaagtttggggtccattttctcctgttacccttgtgaaaatacaaagtttggagctaaaaaagatttttgcaggaaaatgtgatttgttttttattttcacggcttaacgtaaaaaacttttttgaagcacctgtgggttcaaggtgcttaatac
This window contains:
- the LOC138642290 gene encoding GTP-binding nuclear protein Ran-like, encoding MAAQGEPQVQFKLVLVGDGGTGKTTFVKRHLTGEFEKKYVATLGVEVHPLVFHTNRGPIKFNVWDTAGQEKFGGLRDGYYIQAQCAIIMFDVTSRVTYKNVPNWHRDLVRVCENIPIVLCGNKVDIKDRKVKAKSIVFHRKKNLQYYDISAKSNYNFEKPFLWLARKLIGDPNLEFVAMPALAPPEVVMDPALAAQYENYIYIQNLVPCITCFLIVHALSSTLYVYSL